The genomic stretch GGAGGagtgtgctaaattttagtcccgtcacatcgaatgtttgatactaattaggagtattaaatctagactaattacaaaactaattacacaacccctaagCTAAGtcacgagacgaatttattaaacctaattagtccatgatttgataatgtggtgctacagtaaccattcactaatgatggattaattaggtttaatagattcgtctcgcgatttagcctagtggttctgcaattagttttgtaattagcttatatttagtcctaaTGAGTAtacgaacatccaatgtgatagggctaaaatttagccccctcctcccaaacaccccgtcTCATCTACAAAATTACCTTGCCGGTTTTTCAATTTTAACAGCTTTGCTGGTAGGGAAGACAACCTTAGAATTCCCATAATGTCTACTACAAATTTGCAAATTTGTATGATCACACAAAAGCCTAATATAATAAGTTAGTGAAATGTGGCTAGATATTTAAATTAGAACCACAGGAGCAGGCTAGCTAATGTTTGTGTGATGTGTTCAGACTTCTTTTGGGTGTTATAAAGATCTAATAGCTTTGTGCTACTCACCCGTGTGCAGAAACTTTGTCGTaactaatactccctccatcccaaattacaagtcattaagcatctcaagtttgaccaaaattatagagaaaattataaagatttatgacatcaaataggtatactatgaaaatataattgatgaagaatctaatgatacttagatgacattataaatgttattatattatcatataaatttggtcaaacttaagatactttgactctccaagattcttagaatgacttataatttgggatggatgagtacTAAGCTATATATGTGTATTCTCGAATGCAAAAGGTCGGGACTCCTACAAAACATGAGTTTGCTTTCTTTCTAGCTCAGTGCCTCAAGTTTTCCATTTTGTACATTGTATTCAAGTGTTTTAACTCCAAAACCAGTAATTTAAGAAAATGTGTTCACCTATATGCTTTCAACTGAGTTTTCTTTGTGTCTCGCATTTCAGAAGGAAACATACTGAAACAAGCCATGGCTTCGGGATTAATATTTCAAGCAATTGGATTTGCTTGGCTTTTCTTCTTGCTACTGCAGGAATGGCGCAGCCGGAAAAGAGGCACTATGATGTAAGGCCCCACTTAAAACACAAGAATTTTTCCCATATGTCATCCTGAATTTCTGGAATACAAGTCATTATCTTCTAGAAGTAGATAGTTCAGGTTCTAGATGGTCACAATACCAAATGCTAAATATTTTAACCCAAGTGTAATAGTCAAAATAATttattgagttttttttttgtctaacTGCGGCACCTTAACAAAATTCTCTAACTTGGAGTGCGTGAACCGATGTATTTACTTTGTTCCTCTTATACACATAATGCAGGCATTCCACCTCTCTCTTATCTGGAGATTAAAATGTTTGCAATTCGGACGATGCTTCTGAGCTTCACTTTGATCATAGGACTTCTGTCAGGCAAATAATGAATGGATACGGCCATACGTACGGGATACCTTCTGTCCAGATCGTAGGGCTTCACTTTGCTCATTTTAAATTAGCTCCAATGTTGATGCGACCTACTCTGCAGTCTTCATCGAACTTCCATTCCCACTATCATTACCTTAAATTATGAATGCGAATACGAAATCCAGCTTGCACTGAATCATCATTTAAACTCTTACGGCTTGTTTCAGTGGGTTCATTGATATATCATACATCACAATGTGCTCGACTGGTCGACTACTTTTACTTCATATTCTCCCATGGAAGAAGAATGCATGGAAAACTGATGTCCACTCTGACCTGTACATGGAAGAATAATAACTATACatttttcctcttctcctttgttTGAATCAGGGTTTAGTTGTGTTGGGATTGGCCACTGGCTCCTCtggttgctgtttttttttttatcttttgaaTGTACAGCAagagatcttttttttttaatgtgcagcaagaggaaaaaaattatcttGCTGTACATTCAAAAAAAATCTCTCttacatgatgcatgcactCCACCGTCTTTGAAAATGGATGTACTCTCAGACGAATAATTAATGGATGGATATAGGTTGTCCATATCATAGGGCTTCATTTTTTTAAACAGAGTACAAAACGCACATGTTTATATAGGCAGCATCCATGCACCTCTAATATAATGAAAGTAAGTACGCACGTCCTATATCCGATCATCTCTGAAAGATAAGACCGGCAGATGAAGATGTCTCGTTGCCGTCGCCTATTGTTCAAAAAAATAGTGTCATTTATTCCTAAAATCTAAGAAAATGTGAGCATCTGTGCTAAGTGATGAATCAAACCTGGATGGGGAGGTTCCATAAAAAAAACCTGATCAATTAGGCTACAGTCTATTCGCTCATAGGCTTTCACATCATTTCAAATAAGTTTCTATTGTTCATATAAACTACTATGTTGTTTTCACCGGCATTCATATTGGTGATTTGACCGTCCTTGTTCCGAAATGTGTATATGAATTCTGATAACTATTCACGAAACCCCAggctttgtggttgagcaatcGGCACTGAATCATCAGTGAACTCTCACAACTTATTTGGATGGGCTCGTTGGTTTCTCCGACTGCGGGTCTCCGTGGAACACATGATTCTCAATACGAGAAATAGGAAAAATATAGGATTTGAGTTGCATGAAACTTGCAGTCCTGTAGAAATTCAAAATGCAGAAAATTTTATAACATAGCCTTTGGATACAAAATAGGAAAAACACAGGAATTGAAAGAGGGAGACAGAAAATTTTTCTTAAGGTCCAACCTCGTGTTAGttttcctccaaaattcctACTTATTCATACTTCCCATGAAAATCCTAAGGAATTTCATAGGGCGCAATACATTATTCTAAAGGTGCACACATGAAATTTTTCTATAAAATTGAAATTCTTCAAAATTCCTTTGATTTTCCTTGTTCCAAATGGAGCTTACATCATCAACCATAAGAAATGTGCTCAACTGGTCGATTACGTCCTGGTCTTTGTTCTCACTATCAAGATTAAGACAAAATTACTCTGAAACTTTTCCTTGGAGCAGAATGTGAGTTTTtaatgaaaagaaaacataCCTCCGCGCCAGCAGCGTGTGTGCCAAAGTAGGTTGTTCCtcgcaaagaaaaaacaaaaaaaaggctCAAGGTTGTTGCCGCCAGGCTCACTGCTATGTAGCAGTCAACGGTCAAAGTCATCGTCCACGCGCTCCATTTGCTAACAATACCACTCAAGTATGTCGCCATCTAGATCTAGCTAGGCTCTGCAAACCTGTAGGCTGTAGCTGCTGCTCCACCACTCACCAGTCGCCCACCATGAAGAATTCCTCCATACTTTCGCTCTTCGTCCTCGTTGCCActgcgccgctcgccgccgccgccgccgtgtggtCTAGCGTATCATGCGGCAGCGACGGCAGCTACACGGCCAACAGCACCTACGAAGCCAACCTCCACCACCTGGCGGCCGTCGTCCCGGCCGAGGCAGCCGCCGCACACCGCTTTGACACGTACCATATCTTTGGGTACTGGCCCAACCGGTTGCAAGCGGACTGGAGCTGCCAGAGCAGCGGCAGCGACTGCGCCGCCTGCATCGCTGACGCCTTCAAGCAGGTGGAGCTCGAGTGCCCGTTCCACAGGGAGGCCTTCTTCTTCGGTGGCAACTGCACTCTCCGTCTTACCGAGTACCGTATTCTCGACGACGATGTCTTCGGTACGTTAGCCATCATCTCTTGTCTCGCTActgagaaaagaaaacaattttaaccatttttttcaaaagaattGTGTTTTACAAAATATTTGCATTACTATTAGTGACGAATTAGCAACAAGATAGAAGGTATTGACATAATAAAGAATCAGTTGCCTGACAATAAGCCGTTCGAGATTCTCACCCATATTCAGCTTACTATTAGTGACGGATTTTCTTCCCTGATTTGTAATCGGGTTAGCCAGTGCCATAAGGATATCATCAATATCAAGTATTCTGtaacatatatatacatggCCAAATTCGTATAATTAGTGAAGTCAATGCACCGATTCTTGCCTGTCAAGTTTATAGCAACTGAATGGTCAACAATTGTGTTTTTTGTAAAAATTGATGACACACATGGTAACACATTGCTATAAGTTCGTGAAAAATTTCGCCTTGTATAACATAATATTAGGTTAAAGTTTCTGAACTATTACAGAAAGAAAAAGGGCAAATGTGCAATTTAAAAGAGTAAATTACCAAACTTTTATTCAAATATATCATGATGGCATTTATTCCTTTCCTTCCATGGGTCTAAATTTTATCGATATTTATGTTTAGACATTTTAACTCATTTATTCAAGAAATATTGTTTAAATACTTAACATCAGGTTTTCTGCATCACATTTCAGCGATGAACCCTCTGGCTATGGGGATGATATTTCAAGCATTTGGGCTTGCATGTCTTTTCCTCTTGTTTCTAAGGGCTTGGCGGCATGATATTAAAAAAGGCACAATCATGTAAGGAACCGTTTGATTTCCCAAATATTTACATAGGTTGAACTGCTTCCTGTATAAAATCCAAACAAAATTTCTAGGAAACTCCTGCCAACATGTTAAAAACCTTGGGCTAACAATACATA from Setaria italica strain Yugu1 chromosome II, Setaria_italica_v2.0, whole genome shotgun sequence encodes the following:
- the LOC101783845 gene encoding cysteine-rich receptor-like protein kinase 10 isoform X1 — encoded protein: MKNSSILSLFVLVATAPLAAAAAVWSSVSCGSDGSYTANSTYEANLHHLAAVVPAEAAAAHRFDTYHIFGYWPNRLQADWSCQSSGSDCAACIADAFKQVELECPFHREAFFFGGNCTLRLTEYRILDDDVFAMNPLAMGMIFQAFGLACLFLLFLRAWRHDIKKGTIMHHTPLSGDQ
- the LOC101783845 gene encoding cysteine-rich receptor-like protein kinase 10 isoform X2 codes for the protein MKNSSILSLFVLVATAPLAAAAAVWSSVSCGSDGSYTANSTYEANLHHLAAVVPAEAAAAHRFDTYHIFGYWPNRLQADWSCQSSGSDCAACIADAFKQVELECPFHREAFFFGGNCTLRLTEYRILDDDVFGTTPLYLEINR